One window of the Trypanosoma brucei gambiense DAL972 chromosome 3, complete sequence genome contains the following:
- a CDS encoding kinesin, putative: MSMHRDLLRIRRQTSNLVSSPSPPSSRASPRARVSSARGEQRQGASEAVHVAVRVRPLSVNEAGQDVIVSMDPSAKKIFVRNRGEEKQEFPFELPVWSCGGNALNGSPPVTQAALYKMVGQPLLDHAFEGFNSTLMVYGSTGSGKTYTMMGDMDGGFLGEDEDVLNDGEEGIVPRLCREMFQKIRDRSVSLSDGGTLTWDVHASYVEVYCEKISDLLNNGAPVTIREVITDNEAHFALNGAQRVNVRNSAEILHLLKIGNRHRKTASTAMNERSSRSHAIFVVELTEMLVVRGPDGECVGAPGKFLTVRLVDLAGSERVGEAGMSGQLFKEGVDINCSLFTLGMVIEALSDPSRRHMRPPYRDSTLTKILKDAFGGNSKTTMICTIAPTEAQRVHTVQTLQYGLKARRIVNKPCAKRGPSAKELRKASEEMLSLRQKRRERQPQGGGLEESYADLRRAGGGGLHNGGALRHSESSSEGKETSLGGSNFATDEERDRYRRRMEELEEEIERARARYREQGRELQNIRRESAAEAEVRLRALEAQFNEKENHLKRKGHEIQRKHRDAESRLKEFKNFSEERISDLLRAQGELKDKLHEKELAVGQRERELQEAQSRAEEEVSRLHQRMMQQERKWLERHKALEAEICAQEDKMRDRLRDAMERMRNVEEVAARRESELHRKWLDAQQATRELHHKLAESEAEKARQISQDRRETTKRESELAHKLEETERGRKALEREAVSLKTELDVLKEDYEMLAKNSREGCDAEARLLPLEEELKRREERLQQREEQAQASLDEVLKKQEELDRLHLAVIAKADAIEKDAVAALRERESRLQKREDELKSLEHELEARSAVLDVEARDKSMEYDTKESGAEALASRERRATELLQDELQEALQRVHLDMKQREEKFDRMEDDIKRCREQLENLYNERDEMLRRASTSSAGRSCVFDSPLPVPPRGCRRCRSGTSWPSNCSTIGTGEENDASLSGRQFSPNQSSASQQEPRCSENGVEGGRSSELRPISALAGESVCLWLKNMLITMEERSRGLLEDLCYHEYSVLKRMTSIGSLFSFGENAPNTRSPEVAARVVDRTSVSACSDHLRGGFRLGSICGVVPHDAPCVPSLMHTEADCGLRDAASEHEQLAQRIVAFERLQHQREVEFQQKDEQIREYLVEVEAMDRERMAMYRLKEEEHEAAAAQLQVAKREFDHRVNCMQQTLFCRGAQQHAESIVLQEAAERENIFRLFNIQLHKIFAHERNMAHHTNCVDLLRQREEMITLEEAQLQKRISQLKDEEDEWKRRRSTEETQILTYLLELQNEDMLRKQAIGEKGSREDTAKYCEDAERGVAGLCNVMHRVRDHTQKCELAIQKMESELEQQADAEKVLEEREAAVERRRRELSTSMESRERSLLDREMELEELTCRLKGDIQKRELAIQKMESELEQQADAEKVLEEREAAVERRRRELSTSMESRERSLLEQEVDLRKLSTKAGDNCRKRPGSRVAHNQEGSYYVDVKKLLEVCGFQLPGGKVEFPDGSDTPIELTDNLIDVIESLRHQLKVWIQKYRVLKSDEKLECERCLWQNNRGATVCRCCGNAQLV, translated from the coding sequence ATGTCTATGCACCGTGACTTACTTCGAATAAGGCGGCAGACGTCGAACCTTGTCTCGTCACCCTCGCCTCCTTCCTCACGTGCCAGCCCTCGTGCAAGGGTGAGTTCGGCTAGAGGGGAACAACGACAAGGTGCTAGTGAAGCCGTGCATGTAGCAGTTCGTGTGCGGCCTTTGTCTGTCAATGAGGCGGGACAAGATGTCATCGTTTCGATGGATCCGTCAGCGAAGAAGATATTCGTGAGGAACCGAGGCGAGGAGAAACAAGAGTTTCCTTTTGAGTTGCCCGTATGGTCTTGCGGTGGAAATGCGCTAAACGGCTCGCCGCCGGTAACTCAGGCAGCACTGTACAAAATGGTTGGGCAACCCCTTTTGGACCACGCATTTGAGGGCTTTAACAGCACACTTATGGTATACGGTAGCACAGGCAGCGGAAAAACTTACACAATGATGGGTGACATGGATGGCGGCTTTCTGGGTGAGGACGAGGATGTGCTCAACGATGGTGAGGAGGGCATTGTCCCACGCCTATGCCGTGAGATGTTTCAGAAGATCAGAGATCGCTCGGTCAGCTTGTCTGACGGGGGAACGCTGACGTGGGATGTGCATGCCTCCTATGTGGAGGTTTATTGTGAGAAGATTAGCGATTTACTGAATAACGGTGCCCCTGTCACTATTCGTGAGGTGATCACGGATAACGAAGCGCACTTTGCGCTCAATGGTGCGCAGCGGGTTAACGTCCGTAATTCAGCGGAAATACTGCATCTCCTAAAAATTGGTAACAGACACAGGAAAACAGCCTCTACGGCCATGAATGAGCGCAGTAGTCGTAGTCATGCTATATTTGTTGTGGAGCTCACCGAGATGCTTGTAGTGAGAGGACCCGATGGTGAGTGTGTCGGTGCCCCAGGCAAGTTCCTTACCGTTCGCCTCGTTGATTTGGCGGGTAGTGAACGCGTTGGGGAAGCGGGCATGTCGGGACAGCTATTCAAGGAGGGTGTTGATATTAACTGCAGCCTCTTCACCCTGGGTATGGTAATTGAGGCTCTTTCGGATCCTAGTCGACGCCATATGAGGCCACCATACCGTGACAGTACGTTGACGAAGATTCTAAAGGACGCATTTGGTGGAAACAGTAAAACCACGATGATTTGTACCATTGCCCCCACGGAGGCCCAACGTGTGCACACGGTTCAAACACTTCAGTACGGGCTTAAGGCGCGACGAATTGTGAACAAGCCATGTGCGAAGAGAGGACCGTCAGCTAAAGAGCTTCGTAAGGCCAGTGAGGAGATGCTTAGTTTACGCCAGAAGCGCAGGGAAAGGCAACCACAAGGCGGTGGCTTGGAGGAATCGTATGCTGATCTAAGGCGTGCTGGCGGCGGAGGCTTACATAATGGGGGTGCTTTACGTCATTCTGAGAGCTCGTCGGAAGGCAAGGAGACTTCTCTTGGGGGCTCCAATTTCGCTACAGATGAGGAGAGGGACCGTTACAGAAGGAGGATGGAAGAGCTGGAAGAAGAAATTGAGCGTGCGAGGGCGAGATACAGAGAGCAGGGGCGGGAGCTGCAAAACATAAGGAGAGAGAGTGCGGCTGAGGCTGAGGTGCGTTTAAGGGCGTTAGAAGCCCAATTCAATGAGAAGGAAAATCATTTGAAGCGGAAAGGTCACGAAATTCAAAGGAAGCACCGTGATGCGGAGAGCCGATTGAAAGAGTTTAAAAATTTTTCGGAGGAGCGCATTTCTGACCTCCTTCGTGCACAGGGGGAGCTGAAAGATAAGTTACACGAGAAGGAACTTGCAGTCGGGCAGCGTGAGCGGGAGCTGCAGGAGGCCCAGAGTCGTGCCGAGGAGGAGGTTTCCCGTTTGCATCAGCGCATGATGCAGCAGGAACGAAAATGGCTTGAACGCCATAAGGCTTTGGAAGCTGAAATTTGCGCACAAGAAGACAAAATGAGGGACCGATTGCGTGATGCTATGGAGAGAATGCGTAATGTGGAAGAAGTTGCAGCACGTCGCGAGAGTGAGCTTCACCGCAAGTGGTTAGATGCCCAGCAAGCGACCCGAGAGCTTCACCACAAGTTAGCTGAGAGCGAGGCAGAAAAGGCGCGACAAATATCTCAGGATCGCCGGGAAACAACCAAACGCGAGTCTGAACTTGCCCATAAATTGGAAGAAACTGAGCGCGGCCGAAAGGCCCTCGAACGTGAGGCGGTATCGCTAAAGACTGAATTGGATGTGTTGAAGGAAGACTACGAGATGCTCGCTAAAAACAGCAGGGAGGGTTGTGATGCGGAGGCGCGGCTTCTCCCCCTTGAGGAGGAACTAAAGAGGCGAGAGGAGCGGCTGCAGCAACGCGAGGAACAGGCCCAGGCATCACTCGATGAAGTTCTAAAGAAGCAAGAGGAACTGGACCGCTTACACCTCGCAGTCATTGCCAAAGCAGATGCTATTGAGAAGGATGCGGTTGCCGCACTTCGGGAAAGGGAGAGTCGCCTTCAGAAGCGTGAAGATGAGCTTAAGAGCTTGGAGCATGAGTTGGAGGCACGCTCCGCGGTTTTGGATGTGGAGGCCAGGGATAAATCAATGGAGTACGACACGAAGGAGAGTGGGGCAGAGGCTTTAGCTTCCCGCGAACGCCGCGCCACAGAACTGCTTCAAGATGAACTTCAGGAAGCATTGCAACGTGTTCATCTCGACATGAAACAGAGGGAAGAGAAGTTTGATCGAATGGAAGATGATATTAAGCGATGTCGTGAGCAGTTGGAGAATCTCTACAACGAGCGGGATGAGATGCTTAGGCGTGCATCCACATCCTCCGCTGGACGCAGCTGCGTGTTTGACTCGCCGCTTCCCGTTCCTCCACGGGGTTGCCGAAGATGCAGGTCGGGTACATCGTGGCCGTCCAACTGTAGCACGATAGGGACcggggaggaaaatgatgcTTCTCTCAGTGGGCGGCAGTTCTCTCCTAACCAAAGCAGCGCGTCGCAGCAAGAACCGCGCTGCTCAGAGAACGGGGTTGAGGGGGGGAGGTCGTCTGAACTGCGTCCGATAAGTGCTCTTGCGGGGGAGTCGGTTTGCTTATGGCTCAAGAATATGCTAATCACTATGGAGGAAAGGAGCCGCGGCTTACTTGAGGATTTGTGCTATCATGAATACAGTGTCCTCAAGCGGATGACGTCCATTGgctctcttttttcgtttggcGAAAATGCTCCCAACACGAGGAGCCCTGAGGTGGCCGCCAGGGTGGTTGACCGTACTTCGGTGTCTGCATGTAGTGACCATTTGCGCGGTGGTTTTCGACTTGGATCAATATGTGGTGTCGTGCCCCATGATGCTCCTTGCGTGCCTAGCCTCATGCATACTGAAGCGGACTGCGGTTTAAGAGATGCAGCATCGGAACATGAACAACTTGCCCAGCGTATAGTCGCGTTTGAACGGCTGCAGCATCAACGTGAGGTCGAGTTTCAGCAGAAGGATGAGCAAATCAGGGAATACCTAGTTGAAGTGGAGGCGATGGATCGTGAAAGGATGGCGATGTATCGCttaaaggaggaggaacacGAGGCTGCGGCTGCACAGTTGCAGGTGGCAAAACGTGAGTTTGACCACCGTGTTAATTGCATGCAGCAAACCCTTTTTTGCCGCGGCGCGCAGCAACACGCTGAGTCCATAGTCTTGCAGGAGGCCGCTGAACGCGAGAACATTTTTCGGCTATTCAACATTCAACTTCACAAGATTTTCGCCCATGAGAGAAACATGGCGCACCATACGAACTGTGTGGACTTGTTGCGCCAGAGAGAGGAGATGATCACGCTTGAGGAGGCACAACTCCAGAAACGTATAAGTCAGCTAAAGGACGAGGAGGATGAGTGGAAAAGACGTCGTTCCACCGAGGAGACGCAGATACTCACGTACCTATTGGAGCTACAAAACGAAGATATGCTGCGCAAGCAAGCCATtggggagaagggaagcCGAGAGGACACCGCGAAATACTGCGAAGACGCCGAACGCGGGGTTGCGGGTTTGTGTAATGTGATGCATCGAGTAAGGGATCACACGCAGAAGTGTGAACTTGCGATACAAAAGATGGAGAGTGAACTGGAACAGCAGGCAGATGCGGAGAAGGTCTTGGAGGAACGTGAAGCTGCTGTTGAACGGCGCCGTCGTGAACTTTCCACCAGCATGGAGTCTCGGGAGCGTTCCCTTTTGGACAGGGAAATGGAACTGGAGGAGTTGACTTGTCGGCTTAAAGGTGACATACAAAAACGTGAACTTGCGATACAAAAGATGGAGAGTGAACTGGAACAGCAGGCAGATGCGGAGAAGGTCTTGGAGGAACGTGAAGCTGCTGTTGAACGGCGCCGTCGTGAACTTTCCACCAGCATGGAGTCTCGGGAGCGTTCCCTCTTGGAACAGGAAGTGGACCTACGGAAACTGTCCACTAAAGCAGGGGATAATTGTCGTAAACGTCCGGGTTCTCGTGTGGCACATAATCAGGAAGGTTCCTACTACGTTGACGTCAAGAAGCTTCTGGAGGTCTGTGGATTTCAACTGCCGGGTGGAAAAGTTGAATTCCCGGACGGCTCTGACACACCGATTGAACTCACCGATAACCTTATCGACGTTATCGAATCACTACGACACCAGCTAAAGGTATGGATTCAAAAGTATCGTGTGCTGAAGTCAGATGAGAAACTGGAGTGTGAACGCTGTTTGTGGCAGAATAACCGTGGTGCCACTGTGTGCCGATGCTGCGGCAATGCTCAACTTGTGTAA